In a single window of the Luteolibacter yonseiensis genome:
- a CDS encoding M56 family metallopeptidase codes for MNSLESLSEWLFAASLRASVLAVVILGVQAVSRRWLPAQWRYALWLPMLLVLVFPVLPSAPFGLFPRKMEEPGAVIIQSPDIPEMATPVAMEKSQSVAGHPNSVADLLPVAWLVGACVVFGAGFAGYHRSMRRIVKTSVAPNGSLLDEIHIAALEAGIGRLPRVLVSPKVESPAVTGMFRPSLLLPAGFPKGFNDEETRLILLHEFTHLKRRDLVVNGLACLLQALHWFNPILWFAFARLRVDREAACDASVLSLGTTDRRAAYGGALLKLEGGFPSCGLSLGFVGIFERTTGMKSRIREISSHRPAGLAGRMTGLSLITLLVMFGATKAEEPAPQEAVGKAPEPVPTGHEVIMKKLTTIVIPQVNAEDMSLEEIVGFLASRVKQLDTVEKDPEKKGINFTIRKNKGEDVVQAGHITMKKKNVLLIDVLKETADQSGMRFRVDDSGVTFLKAGQEMDDFVKVAPPPPAPQGKAGDFAMKLIIPRFEVEQVTLRAAVDLLNQQARELTKEGSVFPIVLDPSVDPDARTVEIRTRNAPLYINLRYLADQLKYTVTTDDKELRISRP; via the coding sequence ATGAACTCATTAGAATCGTTGTCAGAATGGTTGTTCGCCGCGTCTTTGCGGGCATCCGTGCTCGCTGTCGTCATACTCGGCGTCCAAGCCGTCTCACGCCGCTGGCTGCCCGCGCAGTGGAGATATGCCTTGTGGCTGCCGATGTTGTTGGTCCTCGTGTTTCCGGTTCTGCCGTCCGCGCCATTCGGATTGTTTCCAAGGAAAATGGAGGAACCCGGTGCGGTGATCATCCAAAGTCCTGACATTCCGGAAATGGCCACGCCCGTAGCGATGGAGAAATCGCAATCGGTTGCAGGGCACCCCAATTCCGTTGCGGATCTTCTTCCCGTCGCATGGCTCGTCGGGGCGTGTGTCGTGTTCGGTGCCGGGTTCGCCGGCTATCACCGGAGCATGCGGCGCATCGTGAAAACGTCCGTAGCCCCGAACGGGTCGTTGCTGGATGAAATCCACATCGCGGCCTTGGAGGCGGGGATCGGCCGATTGCCGCGGGTGCTGGTTTCTCCGAAAGTGGAAAGCCCGGCGGTTACAGGAATGTTCCGCCCTTCGCTGCTGCTGCCCGCAGGATTTCCAAAGGGATTCAACGATGAGGAAACCCGGCTCATCCTGCTTCACGAATTCACCCACCTGAAGCGGCGGGATCTGGTCGTCAATGGTTTGGCCTGTCTTTTGCAGGCGTTGCATTGGTTCAATCCCATCCTGTGGTTCGCTTTTGCCCGGCTGAGGGTTGACCGGGAGGCCGCTTGCGATGCGAGCGTGCTTTCCCTCGGCACAACGGATCGCCGTGCCGCCTACGGCGGGGCTTTGCTGAAGCTGGAGGGCGGATTCCCGTCTTGCGGGCTCAGTCTGGGATTCGTCGGGATTTTCGAGCGCACCACCGGGATGAAATCGAGGATCCGGGAAATTTCCAGCCACCGCCCTGCGGGATTGGCGGGGAGGATGACGGGTTTGAGCCTGATCACGCTGCTGGTGATGTTCGGCGCGACGAAAGCCGAAGAACCCGCGCCGCAGGAAGCTGTGGGAAAAGCACCGGAGCCGGTGCCCACCGGGCATGAGGTCATTATGAAGAAGCTGACCACCATCGTGATCCCCCAGGTGAATGCGGAAGATATGTCGTTGGAGGAAATCGTCGGTTTCCTGGCATCGAGAGTCAAACAACTGGATACCGTCGAAAAGGATCCTGAGAAAAAAGGCATCAATTTCACCATTCGGAAAAACAAGGGGGAGGATGTCGTCCAGGCAGGACACATCACCATGAAGAAAAAGAATGTCCTGCTGATCGATGTGTTGAAGGAGACGGCGGATCAGTCGGGCATGCGGTTCAGAGTGGACGACTCCGGCGTGACGTTTCTCAAGGCGGGGCAGGAGATGGATGACTTCGTGAAAGTCGCCCCTCCGCCACCTGCGCCTCAGGGAAAAGCGGGGGACTTCGCGATGAAGCTCATCATCCCACGATTCGAGGTCGAGCAGGTGACATTGCGCGCCGCCGTGGATCTGCTGAACCAACAAGCCCGCGAGCTGACCAAAGAAGGGTCTGTTTTTCCCATCGTTCTCGATCCCTCGGTTGATCCGGATGCCCGCACCGTGGAAATCCGGACCCGGAACGCGCCGCTTTACATCAATCTGCGATATCTGGCTGATCAGCTGAAATACACGGTCACCACGGATGATAAGGAGCTCCGGATTTCCCGTCCGTAA
- a CDS encoding ATP-binding protein → MAGFHFAYHYGMSFSQTCGSPFWFPDSVLLCALLMSSPRNWWIFIFAALPIRLYVAAPLGLPVWFQLTVFVIDSAKGIVGALALRHFVKNPLRFTCVRDYATYALLVVLLIPALAAFAGAGARVMLGRDFWTSWEQWFMGNVLTHLVVTPALLCWVLVAPKRLRMPSGRHFAEAVFLGIALILTGYLAFRTESVRIGLAETRFYAPVPFLFWAAIRFGMAGASGSVAIIAVLAVEAALKGHGPFSGLSPSGTSLALQHFLLLRAAPLYVVAILIEQKKVAEMEAQEQRCALAHAARVSTMGQLASALAHEINQPLGAILRNAEAGELILAQKSPDLEEVRAILLDIRQDDQRAGSVIERMRSLLKRRDLEFEPVSIKAVLDQVMDFIRAEMRSRRVTVDMEIAPGLPMVRGDKVHLQQVLLNLLVNGADAMSGWPLQQRRLRVDVEQTDGRTVEISVRDFGHGIAEEKIPRVFEPFFTTKSNGMGMGLAISKTIVEAHGGGIRAGNHPEGGAVFRFTLKTVGEGGTA, encoded by the coding sequence ATGGCGGGATTCCATTTCGCCTACCACTACGGCATGTCGTTCAGCCAGACATGCGGTTCGCCGTTTTGGTTTCCTGATTCGGTGTTGTTGTGCGCCCTCCTGATGAGTTCGCCGCGCAATTGGTGGATATTCATTTTCGCCGCGCTTCCGATCCGGTTGTATGTCGCCGCTCCTTTGGGACTTCCCGTTTGGTTTCAGCTGACGGTCTTCGTTATCGATTCGGCGAAAGGGATCGTCGGGGCTCTCGCGTTGCGTCATTTTGTGAAAAACCCGCTGCGTTTCACGTGCGTGAGGGACTACGCCACATACGCGCTTCTGGTGGTTCTGCTTATTCCCGCCTTGGCCGCATTCGCGGGGGCGGGCGCGCGCGTCATGCTCGGGCGGGACTTCTGGACGTCTTGGGAACAATGGTTCATGGGGAACGTGCTCACCCATCTGGTGGTGACCCCGGCCCTGTTGTGCTGGGTGTTGGTGGCTCCGAAGAGACTGCGGATGCCATCCGGGCGACATTTCGCGGAAGCGGTGTTTCTCGGGATCGCATTGATTCTCACCGGGTATCTCGCGTTCCGAACGGAATCGGTCCGGATCGGACTGGCCGAGACGAGGTTTTATGCGCCGGTACCGTTCCTGTTCTGGGCGGCGATCCGGTTCGGAATGGCGGGGGCATCGGGATCGGTGGCCATCATCGCGGTTCTCGCGGTGGAGGCCGCGCTGAAAGGACATGGTCCGTTTTCCGGTTTGTCGCCGTCCGGGACTTCCCTGGCGCTGCAGCATTTCCTGCTGCTCAGGGCGGCTCCGCTTTATGTGGTCGCCATCTTGATCGAGCAAAAGAAAGTGGCGGAAATGGAGGCCCAGGAGCAACGGTGCGCGCTTGCCCATGCGGCCCGGGTCTCCACCATGGGACAACTCGCCTCCGCGCTTGCCCACGAGATCAACCAACCATTGGGGGCCATCCTGCGGAACGCGGAAGCGGGAGAACTGATCCTCGCGCAAAAATCGCCGGATCTGGAGGAAGTCCGCGCGATCCTGCTGGACATCCGGCAGGACGACCAGCGGGCGGGATCGGTGATCGAGCGCATGCGATCGCTGCTCAAAAGGCGTGATCTCGAATTCGAGCCGGTTTCGATCAAGGCTGTGCTGGACCAGGTGATGGATTTCATCCGTGCGGAAATGCGTTCCCGACGGGTGACCGTCGACATGGAAATCGCTCCGGGCCTGCCGATGGTGCGGGGGGACAAGGTGCATCTCCAGCAGGTTCTTCTCAATCTTCTGGTGAACGGCGCGGACGCCATGTCCGGATGGCCGCTCCAGCAACGCAGGCTGCGGGTGGATGTGGAGCAGACCGACGGGCGTACGGTGGAGATCAGCGTGCGGGATTTCGGTCATGGAATCGCGGAAGAGAAAATTCCACGGGTCTTCGAACCGTTTTTCACCACGAAGTCGAATGGAATGGGGATGGGCCTGGCAATCTCCAAAACCATTGTGGAGGCGCACGGGGGCGGGATCCGTGCCGGGAATCATCCGGAGGGCGGCGCCGTCTTCCGTTTCACCTTGAAGACCGTCGGGGAAGGGGGGACGGCGTGA
- a CDS encoding response regulator yields MAVIDDDDSLCRSLGRLLRAVGIQPVTYSSAEAFLADEKQPRFDCLLLDIELGGMSGIELNERLVASGSTAPVIFNTAHDEPGIRTSAMRTGCSAFLKKTDSGQTIMDAITRAIGAGPVEGGR; encoded by the coding sequence GTGGCGGTCATCGATGACGATGACAGTCTCTGCCGTTCCTTGGGACGGCTGCTGCGCGCGGTGGGGATCCAGCCGGTCACCTATTCCTCCGCTGAGGCGTTTCTCGCGGATGAGAAGCAACCACGCTTCGATTGCCTGTTGCTGGACATCGAGCTGGGTGGCATGTCCGGCATCGAGCTCAACGAGAGGCTCGTCGCATCCGGCTCCACCGCCCCGGTGATTTTCAACACCGCACACGATGAACCCGGGATCCGCACCAGCGCGATGCGGACGGGCTGCTCCGCTTTTCTGAAAAAAACCGACTCCGGGCAAACCATCATGGACGCCATCACCCGTGCCATCGGGGCAGGACCCGTGGAAGGCGGCCGATGA
- a CDS encoding arylsulfatase, with protein sequence MKPIPKPWRYLLAAALAITAVNAQDKKPNILVIWGDDIGTWNISYNSRGMMGYQTPNIDRIAKEGVAFTDYYAQQSCTAGRAAFISGSAPVRSGMTKVGMPGAKEGWQKTDVTMATILKSQGYATGQFGKNHQGDRDEHLPTVHGFDEFLGSLYHLNAEEEPENRDYPKDMKLPSGKTFLEQYGPRGVIHSFADGKIENSGPLTKKRMETIDDETLAAAKDFITRQNKAGKPWFCWWNATHMHFRTHVQPGQLGISGQDEYSDGMVSHDLNVGELLKLLDELGVADNTIVQYSTDNGPHYNTWPDAGTTPFHGEKNSNWEGAFRVPCFIKWPGHFPAGVTLNGIVSHEDWLPTFAAIAGAPDIKEKLLKGGVELNGRTYKNHIDGYDLTDYLSGKVKDSPRKEFIYLNDAAEVVAIRVGDWKATYMENRAHQLQVWREPFVHLRAPHLTNLRRDPFERAAENSNTYNDWYLDRAFVLIPLQTVASKFLLTLKDFPPSQKPGDWSLDSLEKQIKGMVPDTN encoded by the coding sequence ATGAAACCGATACCAAAACCCTGGCGATACCTGCTCGCCGCCGCACTGGCCATCACGGCGGTCAACGCCCAAGACAAGAAGCCCAACATCCTCGTCATCTGGGGGGATGACATCGGCACCTGGAACATCAGTTACAACAGCCGCGGCATGATGGGATATCAGACACCCAATATCGACCGCATCGCCAAGGAAGGTGTGGCCTTCACCGACTACTACGCGCAACAGAGTTGCACCGCAGGACGTGCGGCATTCATCAGCGGTTCCGCGCCGGTCCGTTCGGGCATGACCAAGGTTGGCATGCCGGGCGCGAAAGAAGGCTGGCAGAAAACCGATGTGACCATGGCCACGATCCTGAAATCCCAAGGCTACGCGACGGGGCAGTTCGGCAAGAACCATCAGGGAGACCGTGACGAACACCTGCCCACCGTGCACGGCTTCGATGAATTCCTCGGCAGTCTCTACCATCTCAATGCCGAGGAGGAGCCGGAGAACCGCGACTATCCGAAGGATATGAAGCTGCCCAGCGGCAAAACCTTCCTGGAGCAGTATGGCCCCCGCGGCGTCATCCATTCCTTTGCCGACGGCAAAATCGAAAACTCCGGTCCGCTGACCAAGAAGCGGATGGAAACCATCGACGATGAAACCCTGGCCGCCGCGAAAGACTTCATCACCCGCCAGAACAAGGCGGGCAAGCCGTGGTTCTGCTGGTGGAACGCCACCCACATGCACTTCCGCACCCACGTGCAGCCCGGCCAACTCGGCATCTCCGGCCAGGACGAGTATAGCGACGGCATGGTCAGCCACGATCTCAACGTGGGCGAGTTGCTCAAGTTGCTTGATGAACTCGGCGTCGCGGACAACACCATCGTCCAGTATTCCACCGACAATGGTCCGCATTACAACACCTGGCCCGATGCCGGCACAACCCCCTTTCATGGAGAGAAAAACTCCAATTGGGAAGGTGCCTTCCGTGTGCCTTGCTTTATCAAATGGCCTGGCCATTTCCCGGCCGGTGTGACCCTCAATGGCATTGTGTCCCACGAGGACTGGCTGCCGACCTTCGCCGCCATCGCCGGTGCGCCGGACATCAAGGAGAAGCTGCTCAAAGGCGGCGTGGAACTCAACGGACGTACCTACAAAAACCACATCGACGGTTATGATCTCACCGACTACCTCAGCGGCAAGGTCAAGGATTCGCCGCGCAAGGAGTTCATCTATCTCAACGACGCCGCTGAAGTGGTTGCGATCCGCGTAGGCGACTGGAAGGCCACCTATATGGAGAACCGGGCGCACCAGTTGCAAGTGTGGCGCGAACCTTTTGTCCATCTTCGTGCCCCCCATCTCACCAACCTGCGCCGCGATCCCTTCGAGAGAGCCGCTGAGAATTCCAACACCTACAACGACTGGTATCTTGACCGTGCGTTCGTCCTTATTCCCCTGCAGACGGTCGCCAGCAAGTTCCTCCTGACTCTGAAGGATTTTCCGCCCAGCCAGAAGCCCGGCGATTGGAGTCTCGATTCCTTGGAGAAGCAGATCAAAGGCATGGTTCCGGATACCAACTGA
- a CDS encoding arylsulfatase, translating into MKTKPLAICAILGGLALSATAQEQTKNAFAQPVPSKPYLEPSIARPEQEKVAAGKLAALEKRFGRKPNILIVLVDDMGWGDPGCFGGGLLIGAPTPNIDKLATGGLKLLSVYSQPTCTPSRAALMTGRIPTRSGLTRPTLSGEVPKVNPWADEVTAAKLLSGSGYRTALSGKWHLGEGEGSYPHQCGYDEYYGILSVMSDFSQQLDKRLYPDLILRPDRLAALQKLSEAAITKGSKGGPLEVSEEIKSTEDLAQIDQKFADFSEDFIRRTTKENKPFYLCHSFGRLHNDSYPAKGYEGKSPAGFPQRDALVETDDIVARLINVLKETGQLENTLVFFTSDNGGNEDLMPDSSYQPFRGGKGTTWEGGVRVPGIAYWPGMIAPGRVDDGLFDLCDLFNTPLAIAGITDKIPSERFIDGIDQTSYLLADDGKSKRDAVFMYAENTLTAVRWLEYKVHFKVFLNQSAHRNLDESTLNNLGMAPWVYNLYMDPKEQSSQGHSRFEWGLPQAMMRAGRHGATFEKYPRKDIGLRKPGE; encoded by the coding sequence ATGAAAACCAAACCACTCGCCATCTGCGCGATTCTCGGCGGACTCGCCCTGTCCGCCACCGCGCAGGAGCAAACCAAGAACGCCTTCGCGCAACCCGTCCCGTCCAAACCTTATTTGGAGCCAAGCATCGCACGCCCTGAACAGGAAAAGGTCGCCGCAGGGAAACTGGCGGCGCTGGAGAAAAGATTCGGACGCAAGCCGAATATTCTCATCGTGCTCGTGGATGACATGGGCTGGGGAGATCCCGGCTGCTTCGGAGGCGGTCTGCTCATCGGCGCACCGACACCGAATATCGACAAGCTCGCGACGGGTGGGCTGAAACTTCTCAGTGTTTACTCCCAGCCAACCTGCACGCCCAGTCGGGCCGCGCTGATGACCGGCCGCATTCCCACGAGGAGCGGCCTCACGCGGCCCACGCTCAGCGGGGAGGTGCCGAAGGTGAATCCATGGGCGGACGAAGTGACCGCTGCCAAGCTTTTGAGCGGCTCGGGTTATCGTACCGCTCTCTCCGGGAAATGGCATTTGGGCGAAGGTGAGGGCAGCTATCCACACCAGTGCGGCTATGATGAATATTACGGAATCCTCTCTGTGATGAGCGACTTCAGCCAGCAGCTTGACAAACGGCTCTATCCGGATCTGATCCTGCGGCCCGACCGCCTGGCCGCGCTTCAGAAGCTGAGCGAAGCTGCGATCACCAAGGGCAGCAAAGGCGGCCCGCTGGAGGTTTCCGAAGAAATCAAATCCACGGAAGATCTGGCGCAGATCGATCAGAAGTTCGCCGACTTTTCGGAAGATTTCATCCGCCGAACGACGAAAGAAAACAAGCCGTTCTATCTCTGCCATTCCTTCGGTCGTCTTCACAACGACTCCTACCCGGCCAAGGGATACGAAGGAAAGAGCCCCGCGGGCTTTCCCCAACGTGACGCTCTGGTTGAAACCGATGACATCGTCGCCCGTCTGATCAACGTGCTCAAGGAAACCGGGCAGTTGGAAAATACCCTCGTTTTTTTCACTTCCGACAACGGTGGCAACGAGGATCTGATGCCGGATTCCAGCTATCAACCTTTCCGTGGTGGCAAGGGCACCACTTGGGAAGGTGGCGTGCGTGTTCCCGGTATTGCTTACTGGCCGGGCATGATCGCGCCGGGCCGGGTGGATGATGGTCTTTTCGATCTCTGCGATCTGTTCAACACTCCTCTCGCGATCGCGGGCATCACGGACAAGATCCCTTCGGAACGTTTTATCGATGGCATCGACCAGACGTCATACTTGCTTGCCGATGACGGCAAATCCAAGAGGGACGCTGTTTTCATGTATGCCGAAAATACCCTGACCGCCGTGCGGTGGTTGGAATACAAGGTGCATTTCAAGGTGTTCCTCAACCAGTCCGCACACCGCAATCTGGACGAAAGCACGTTGAACAACCTCGGTATGGCACCGTGGGTTTATAACCTCTACATGGACCCGAAAGAACAAAGCAGCCAAGGTCATTCCCGCTTCGAGTGGGGCCTTCCGCAAGCCATGATGCGTGCCGGCCGGCACGGTGCCACATTCGAGAAATATCCGCGTAAGGACATCGGACTGAGAAAACCCGGGGAATGA
- a CDS encoding response regulator transcription factor, whose protein sequence is MSDRQGRTVYVVDDDTSFLLSLTRMLRASGFSVKAYASATEFLTGHPEDARGCVIADLHMPEMSGIELQEQLVKTCNPLPVVFLTGEGDLPSSVTAMRQGAEDFLAKLAPSADLLAALDRALARDERERKQRSHKNELGARFRKLTPRDHEVLLHVLQGRLNKEIAADLGIDERSVKRHRTSIMAKLEIRSVVELARLAQEVGISVLPSPRP, encoded by the coding sequence GTGAGCGACCGGCAGGGCAGGACGGTCTATGTGGTGGATGACGACACGTCATTCTTGTTGAGCCTCACCCGGATGCTGAGGGCGTCCGGTTTCTCGGTGAAGGCGTATGCTTCGGCCACGGAGTTTCTGACCGGCCATCCGGAAGATGCCCGGGGCTGTGTGATCGCGGATCTGCATATGCCGGAAATGAGCGGGATCGAGCTTCAGGAGCAACTGGTGAAAACGTGCAATCCGCTGCCGGTGGTTTTCCTCACGGGCGAAGGAGACCTGCCGAGCAGCGTGACCGCGATGCGTCAGGGCGCGGAGGATTTCCTGGCGAAGCTGGCACCAAGCGCGGATCTGTTGGCGGCGCTGGACCGCGCGCTCGCCCGCGACGAACGGGAGAGGAAACAGCGGTCGCACAAGAACGAACTGGGTGCTCGTTTCCGGAAGCTCACGCCGCGTGACCATGAGGTGCTTCTTCATGTTCTCCAGGGTCGGCTGAACAAGGAGATCGCCGCCGATCTAGGCATCGACGAGAGATCCGTGAAGCGGCACCGCACCAGCATCATGGCGAAGCTGGAGATCCGGTCCGTGGTGGAACTGGCGCGGCTGGCACAGGAGGTCGGGATCTCCGTTCTGCCATCCCCCCGTCCCTAA
- a CDS encoding excinuclease ABC subunit UvrA, with protein sequence METIRIRGARQHNLKNIDVDIPRGKLVVITGPSGSGKSSLAFHTLYAEGQRRYVESLSVYARQFLDQLEKPDVDVIEGLSPAIAIEQRGGGLNPRSTVATATEIYDYLRVLWAAAGVPHDPVTGERLERMSPADIVKVLAEMEEGTKVVLLAALPKEELGEPARLLGDLQRQGYIRVRVDGEVMEIEDAAAGWPESPVAVEIVVDRFVIRSGVESRLADSVETALRLCGAEARASVQEPGGDVWRDVVFQTSYRNPRTGFMVDEISPKHFSFNSHLGACEACEGLGTELYCDPKLLPEGGDADLTFKRYREAKSEITRRKLAKFMAHRACGVCEGKRLKPEWLAVKVGGGSSLVGANPKLETPTPSEWLGIQDFCGLSVADAMRWLEGFVVDPAMAEVCGRLASDVRIRLAFLEEVGLGYLTLERTSGTLSGGEAQRIRLATQLGAGLSGVIYVLDEPSIGLHAADTARLIGALTRLRDLGNTVVVVEHDEEIIRAADWLIDIGPGAGAAGGTLLAAGVPVEIASPTGEWLRGGGIGFKGSAPGEEKRGELVIRGAREHNLKNLDVRIPLGRLVCLTGPSGSGKSTLADDILRRALARHFNGSGEAPGLHDGIEGLELIEKCVVADQSPIGRSPRSNPATFTGVFDLVRDLFTKLNLSKQRGYGPSRFSFNAAGGRCERCQGNGRLKIEMHFLPDAWVPCPACSGRRFNRETLEVTYKGKSIAEVLELSVAEARTFFRPIPKIHHILEILEDLGLGYLKLGQPANTLSGGEAQRLKLAVELARPQAPHTLYLFDEPTTGLHFGDVEKLLAAFFKLRDAGHSVLVVEHHLDVIAAADWLVELGPGGGVNGGTLVDQGPPEKIRKNKKSPTGRALAANKVR encoded by the coding sequence GTGGAAACGATCCGGATCCGTGGCGCGCGGCAGCATAATCTGAAAAACATCGACGTGGATATTCCACGGGGGAAACTCGTGGTGATCACGGGGCCGAGCGGATCGGGGAAATCATCGCTGGCGTTCCATACGCTGTATGCGGAGGGGCAGCGGCGGTATGTGGAATCCCTGTCGGTGTATGCCAGGCAGTTCCTGGACCAGTTGGAAAAACCGGATGTGGATGTGATCGAGGGACTGAGCCCGGCGATCGCGATCGAGCAGCGGGGCGGCGGACTGAATCCGCGATCCACGGTGGCAACGGCGACGGAGATCTATGACTACCTCCGGGTGCTGTGGGCGGCGGCGGGAGTGCCCCATGATCCGGTGACGGGTGAACGGCTGGAACGGATGAGTCCGGCGGACATAGTGAAGGTGCTGGCGGAGATGGAGGAGGGAACGAAGGTCGTTTTGCTGGCTGCCCTGCCGAAGGAGGAGCTGGGAGAGCCTGCCCGTCTGCTGGGCGATCTCCAGCGGCAGGGATACATCCGTGTGAGGGTGGATGGAGAGGTGATGGAAATCGAGGACGCTGCGGCGGGATGGCCGGAAAGTCCGGTGGCGGTGGAAATCGTGGTGGATCGCTTCGTGATCCGGTCCGGGGTGGAATCCCGCCTCGCGGATTCGGTGGAAACGGCGTTGCGGCTGTGCGGTGCGGAGGCGAGGGCGTCGGTGCAGGAACCGGGAGGGGATGTCTGGCGGGATGTGGTTTTCCAAACGAGCTACCGGAATCCGAGGACCGGATTCATGGTGGATGAGATTTCTCCGAAACATTTTTCCTTCAACTCCCATCTCGGCGCGTGCGAAGCCTGCGAAGGATTGGGGACCGAGTTGTATTGTGATCCGAAGCTGTTGCCCGAGGGCGGGGATGCGGATCTGACCTTCAAGCGGTACCGCGAGGCGAAGTCCGAAATCACACGGCGGAAGCTGGCGAAATTCATGGCTCACCGGGCCTGTGGCGTGTGTGAGGGGAAGAGGCTCAAGCCGGAATGGCTGGCGGTAAAGGTGGGGGGAGGGTCCTCCTTGGTGGGGGCAAACCCGAAACTGGAAACTCCCACGCCATCGGAGTGGCTCGGCATTCAGGATTTCTGCGGGCTCAGCGTGGCGGATGCGATGCGATGGCTGGAGGGATTCGTGGTGGACCCGGCGATGGCGGAAGTATGCGGGCGGCTCGCGAGCGACGTCCGGATCCGGCTGGCGTTCCTTGAAGAAGTGGGTCTGGGTTATCTGACGCTGGAGCGGACGAGCGGGACCTTGTCGGGCGGTGAGGCGCAGCGGATCCGGCTGGCGACGCAACTGGGTGCCGGACTTTCCGGCGTGATTTATGTGTTGGACGAGCCGAGCATCGGCCTGCATGCGGCGGATACCGCCCGGTTGATCGGCGCGCTTACGCGATTGCGGGACCTGGGGAATACCGTGGTGGTGGTGGAGCACGACGAGGAAATCATCCGTGCGGCGGATTGGTTGATCGACATCGGACCGGGAGCCGGTGCGGCGGGCGGAACCTTGCTGGCAGCGGGAGTGCCGGTGGAAATCGCCTCACCGACGGGGGAATGGCTGAGGGGAGGCGGGATTGGTTTCAAGGGCTCGGCTCCTGGCGAGGAGAAGAGAGGAGAACTGGTGATCCGGGGCGCGCGGGAACATAACCTTAAAAATCTCGATGTGCGGATCCCGCTCGGGCGGCTGGTCTGTCTGACGGGGCCGAGCGGCAGCGGAAAATCCACGCTCGCGGACGACATCCTGCGCCGGGCTCTGGCCCGTCACTTCAATGGTTCGGGCGAGGCTCCGGGCCTGCATGACGGGATCGAGGGTCTGGAGTTGATCGAGAAATGCGTGGTGGCGGACCAGTCTCCCATCGGGCGCAGCCCGAGGTCGAATCCGGCGACATTCACGGGGGTGTTCGATCTGGTCCGGGATCTTTTCACGAAGCTTAATCTGTCCAAGCAACGGGGCTATGGCCCGAGCCGTTTCAGTTTCAACGCCGCGGGCGGGCGCTGCGAACGATGCCAGGGAAACGGTCGGTTGAAAATCGAGATGCACTTTCTCCCCGACGCGTGGGTGCCCTGCCCTGCGTGCTCCGGAAGGCGCTTCAACCGCGAAACACTGGAAGTAACCTACAAGGGCAAATCCATCGCCGAAGTGCTGGAGCTGTCGGTAGCGGAAGCCCGGACGTTTTTCCGGCCGATTCCGAAAATCCATCACATTTTGGAAATCCTTGAAGACCTCGGTCTGGGCTATTTGAAACTCGGCCAGCCGGCGAACACGCTTTCAGGTGGTGAGGCGCAACGGCTGAAACTCGCGGTGGAGCTCGCCAGACCACAGGCCCCGCACACGCTTTACCTTTTCGACGAGCCAACCACCGGACTGCATTTCGGTGATGTGGAAAAACTGCTCGCCGCTTTTTTCAAACTGCGCGATGCCGGACACAGCGTGCTGGTGGTGGAGCACCATCTGGACGTGATCGCCGCCGCGGACTGGCTTGTCGAACTCGGGCCGGGTGGGGGAGTCAATGGCGGAACCCTGGTGGATCAGGGGCCTCCGGAGAAGATCCGCAAGAACAAGAAATCTCCGACGGGTCGCGCCCTGGCGGCGAACAAGGTGCGCTGA
- a CDS encoding BlaI/MecI/CopY family transcriptional regulator: MSMPSIPESEWTVMEVLWDTSPQTASEVAKTLNQSKGWAENTVRTLLTRLVEKGVLEIVEKAGSPRLFAPAVKREALVKAESETFLERIFQGAAKPLLVHFASNARLTPDEVRELKSLLDQSIEKNKP, from the coding sequence ATGAGCATGCCAAGTATTCCTGAATCCGAGTGGACCGTCATGGAAGTCCTGTGGGACACGTCGCCACAAACCGCGTCCGAAGTCGCGAAGACGCTGAATCAGAGCAAGGGTTGGGCGGAAAATACCGTTCGGACCTTGCTGACCCGGTTGGTGGAAAAGGGTGTCCTGGAGATTGTGGAAAAGGCCGGCTCTCCCCGGCTTTTCGCTCCTGCGGTCAAACGCGAGGCACTCGTCAAAGCGGAGAGTGAGACATTTCTGGAGCGCATTTTCCAAGGGGCTGCCAAGCCGTTGCTCGTTCATTTTGCCAGTAATGCCCGGCTCACGCCGGATGAGGTCCGGGAGCTGAAGTCGCTCCTGGATCAATCGATCGAAAAAAACAAACCCTGA